A section of the Phaseolus vulgaris cultivar G19833 chromosome 8, P. vulgaris v2.0, whole genome shotgun sequence genome encodes:
- the LOC137826995 gene encoding uncharacterized protein, which produces MENLRRHFAKKKDTYSVIGRVKRNGHCKKHPKHNQSPGVCSLCLREKLAQLSSSNSRPTPSSIASSTSSSLSSYSSSYYSSASASSSSSSASPMHCFCFNAEGKSSSSSLSIFLLTGNHGIVKSRCSSLDIVQRRDCEGGADHGGHRSGFWFKLLHPKSKRMKEYYREDDRVVRSVSIKIRETMA; this is translated from the coding sequence ATGGAAAACCTAAGAAGACATTTCGCCAAGAAAAAAGACACCTACAGTGTCATTGGCCGCGTGAAGCGCAATGGCCACTGCAAGAAGCACCCCAAACACAACCAATCACCCGGTGTGTGTTCTCTTTGCTTGAGGGAAAAGCTTGCTCAGTTATCTTCTTCTAACTCACGTCCAACACCCTCTTCTATTGCTTCTTcaacttcttcttctctttcttcttatTCCTCATCCTATTACTCCTcagcttctgcttcttcttcctcttcgtcTGCTTCTCCAATGCATTGCTTCTGTTTCAATGCGGAGGGAAAGAGTAGCTCTTCTTCGCTCTCCATCTTTCTGCTCACCGGTAACCATGGAATAGTAAAGAGTAGGTGTAGCTCATTGGATATTGTTCAAAGAAGAGATTGTGAAGGTGGTGCCGATCATGGTGGTCACAGGAGTGGATTTTGGTTCAAGTTGCTTCACCCTAAAAGCAAGAGAATGAAGGAATATTACAGGGAGGATGATAGGGTCGTTCGTTCTGTGTCTATAAAAATAAGAGAAACAAtggcttaa